The proteins below are encoded in one region of Apium graveolens cultivar Ventura chromosome 4, ASM990537v1, whole genome shotgun sequence:
- the LOC141720884 gene encoding endo-1,4-beta-xylanase 1-like isoform X1 — MKKAFKKIFKTRSRTHLEEEKENMEYTSTSNANHVLQSEGIEEGSNKTRDNLAANVILNHDFSRGLDSWHPNCCEGYVASATSGYPQNVSARPDNYHAVITNRKECWQGLEQDITTRVYPGPTYTVSATVGVSGPLQGIADVSATLRLEYRNAATSYLFIARTSVSKGRWEKLEGTFLLSDMPDQVVLYFEGPSPGVDLLIKSVTVSDPSSEFRRSEEGFETSTNNLAANIIQNHDFSGGLDCWHPNCCEGYVASATLDCSRETPDRSGNYYAVITNRKECWQGLEQDITSRVSPGSAYTVSAIVGVSGSLHDFADVFATLRLVYQDATTSYLFVARTSVFKEKWEKLEGTFSLSDMPDRVVLYFEGPSAGVDLLIKSVEVFSTTCSKFRTGSIEYVSGGKEITLNPEFEEGSKNWSGRGCKIDLHDSMLDGKILPLSGKFFASARERTASWHGIEQDITARVRRKLAYEMSATVRIFGNNVSDADVRATLCVQTSDHREEYIGIAKTQATDKDWALLRGKFLLNGFPSKVVIYMEGPPPGTDILLNSFTVQHAESRPPLRAAKVVEKVDFGANIMKNSNLCNGTNGWFPLGNCTLSTGIGSPYIFPPMARATLGPREPLSGRCIIVTNRTQTWMGPAQIITDKIELYRTYQVSAWVKIGSNAAGPQNVNVAVGVDSQWVNGGQVEINDEKWHEVGGSFRIETQPDKVMVYVQGPAAGIDLMVAGMHIFPVNRHARFRYLKEQTDKIRKRDVILKFSRSDSRSMQGISVEVRQIQNSFPFGSCVSRSNIDNEDFVKFFKKHFNWAVFGNELKWYWTESEQGKLNYKDADDLLNFCNSHNIKTRGHCIFWEVEDTVQSWVQALNENNLMAAVQNRLTSLLTRYKGKFRHYDVNNEMLHGSFFQDRLGKDIRTNMFKIANQLDPSTILFVNDYHIEDGCDGKSSPEKYIQQILDLQEQGAPVGGIGIQGHIDNPVGSIVCSALDKLAILGLPIWFTELDVSSSNEHVRADDLEVMLREAFAHPAVDGIMLWGFWELFMCRDNSHLVNAEGEINEAGKRYAALKQEWMSNAQGHIDEQGQFGFRGFPGTYELEILFNHSEKKNLKTFVVEKGESPLVLSIEL; from the exons ATGAAGAAGGCATTCAAGAAAATCTTTAAGACCCGGTCAAGAACACATTTAGAG gaagaaaaagaaaatatGGAATATACGTCAACTAGCAATGCCAATCATGTGTTGCAGTCTGAG GGGATTGAAGAGGGTTCTAACAAGACGAGGGACAATCTTGCTGCTAATGTGATACTTAATCATGATTTCTCTAGAGGGTTGGATTCATGGCATCCGAATTGCTGTGAAGGTTATGTGGCTTCAGCTACTTCAGGCTATCCTCAGAATGTATCAGCTCGGCCAGACAATTATCACGCTGTAATTACAAATCGCAAGGAATGTTGGCAAGGCCTTGAGCAAGACATCACAACAAGAGTTTACCCAGGTCCCACTTATACAGTATCTGCTACTGTTGGTGTATCGGGCCCTCTTCAGGGAATTGCTGATGTTTCAGCTACACTTAGATTAGAATATCGTAATGCAGCAACTAGCTATTTGTTCATTGCAAG AACATCTGTTTCCAAAGGAAGGTGGGAGAAGTTGGAAGGAACATTTCTGTTGTCAGATATGCCTGATCAGGTTGTGTTGTATTTTGAAGGACCCTCTCCTGGAGTCGACCTACTCATAAAATCAGTTACAGTATCCGATCCGTCTAGTGAGTTCAGA AGATCAGAAGAGGGTTTTGAAACTTCAACGAATAACCTCGCTGCCAATATCATACAAAACCATGACTTCTCTGGAGGCTTGGATTGTTGGCATCCGAATTGCTGTGAAGGGTATGTGGCTTCAGCCACTTTGGATTGCTCCAGGGAGACTCCAGATAGGTCAGGCAATTATTATGCTGTAATTACAAATCGCAAGGAATGTTGGCAAGGCCTGGAGCAAGATATTACTTCAAGAGTTTCCCCAGGTTCTGCTTATACAGTTTCTGCTATTGTTGGTGTATCAGGGAGTCTTCACGACTTTGCTGATGTTTTTGCTACACTTAGACTAGTGTACCAAGATGCAACAACTAGCTATTTGTTTGTCGCCAG AACTTCTGTTTTCAAAGAAAAGTGGGAGAAGCTAGAAGGCACCTTTTCATTGTCAGATATGCCTGATCGAGTTGTATTATATTTTGAAGGACCCTCTGCTGGAGTAGATCTACTTATAAAATCAGTTGAAGTGTTTAGTACTACATGCAGCAAGTTTAGG ACTGGAAGCATAGAATATGTCTCTGGTGGAAAGGAAATCACCTTGAATCCTGAATTTGAGGAGGGCAGTAAGAATTGGTCGGGAAGAGGCTGCAAAATTGATTTACATGATTCCATGTTGGATGGAAAAATTCTTCCACTTTCTGGAAAGTTCTTTGCATCTGCAAGAGAACGCACAGCAAGTTGGCATGGCATTGAGCAGGACATAACTGCAAGAGTGCGCCGAAAGCTTGCATATGAGATGTCTGCTACAGTTAGAATATTTGGTAACAATGTTAGCGATGCAGATGTTCGGGCTACATTGTGCGTTCAAACATCAGATCACCGTGAAGAATACATAGGAATTGCCAA AACTCAGGCAACAGATAAAGATTGGGCACTATTGCGTGGAAAATTCCTTTTAAATGGTTTTCCTTCTAAGGTAGTAATTTATATGGAAGGTCCACCTCCAGGTACTGATATCCTCCTCAACAGTTTTACTGTACAGCATGCAGAAAGTCGTCCTCCATTGCGTGCTGCAAAAGTTGTTGAG AAAGTAGATTTTGGAGCAAATATAATGAAAAACAGCAACCTTTGTAATGGAACAAATGGATGGTTTCCCCTTGGTAATTGCACTTTGAGCACTGGAATTGGTTCTCCCTATATATTCCCCCCAATGGCAAGAGCTACGTTAGGGCCTCGTGAGCCGTTAAGTGGTCGCTGCATTATTGTAACAAATCGCACTCAGACTTGGATGGGTCCTGCTCAGATAATCACAGATAAAATAGAACTCTATCGTACATATCAAGTTTCTGCTTGGGTGAAAATTGGTTCAAATGCAGCTGGTCCTCAGAATGTAAATGTTGCAGTTGGTGTTGACAGCCAATGGGTAAACGGGGGCCAAGTTGAAATTAATGATGAAAAATGGCATGAAGTTGGCGGGTCTTTCCGAATTGAGACACAACCAGACAAGGTGATGGTTTATGTTCAAGGTCCTGCAGCAGGCATTGACTTGATGGTTGCTGGAATGCATATTTTTCCTGTTAATCGGCATGCAAGGTTCAGATACCTAAAGGAGCAGACTGATAAG ATACGTAAGCGTGATGTCATCTTGAAATTTTCCAGATCAGATTCACGTAGTATGCAGGGAATCTCCGTAGAAGTCCGACAAATACAGAATAGTTTCCCATTCGGGTCATGTGTGAGCAGAAGTAATATAGACAACGAAGATTTTGTTAAATTTTTCAAGAAACATTTTAATTGGGCTGTGTTTGGAAACGAGCTGAAATGGTACTGGACAGAGTCGGAGCAAGGAAAACTAAATTATAAAGATGCTGATGACCTGTTGAACTTTTGCAACAGCCATAATATTAAAACTAGGGGTCACTGTATATTCTGGGAAGTGGAGGACACAGTTCAGTCATGGGTACAGGCTTTGAATGAGAATAATTTGATGGCAGCTGTTCAAAATCGTCTAACAAGCCTTCTTACCCGTTACAAGGGAAAGTTTAGGCACTACGATGTAAACAACGAGATGCTGCATGGATCATTCTTTCAAGATCGGTTAGGAAAAGATATCCGAACGAACATGTTTAAGATTGCTAACCAACTGGATCCATCTACTATTTTATTTGTAAACGACTATCATATAGAAGATGGATGTGACGGCAAGTCATCTCCAGAAAAATACATTCAGCAAATTCTTGATTTGCAGGAACAAGGAGCTCCTGTGGGAGGAATCGGTATTCAGGGACATATCGATAATCCAGTTGGTTCTATAGTTTGTTCTGCTCTCGATAAATTGGCTATTCTTGGCCTTCCAATCTGGTTCACAGAACTTGATGTTTCTTCTTCCAACGAGCATGTTCGAGCTGATGATTTGGAAGTTATGCTTCGGGAGGCTTTTGCTCATCCAGCAGTGGATGGGATAATGTTATGGGGATTCTGGGAATTGTTTATGTGCAGAGACAATTCCCATCTTGTGAATGCGGAAGGGGAAATTAATGAAGCTGGCAAAAGATATGCTGCACTTAAGCAAGAGTGGATGTCTAATGCACAGGGACATATTGATGAGCAAGGGCAATTTGGATTCAGAGGCTTTCCTGGGACATATGAATTGGAAATACTTTTTAATCACTCCGAGAAGAAGAATCTCAAGACATTTGTTGTAGAGAAAGGTGAGTCGCCTTTGGTTCTATCTATCGAGTTGTAG